Below is a genomic region from Halostella litorea.
CCGATACCTCGACGGCCCCCAGCGGGCAAAGTGCGGCCGAGAGCGAGCCGACAGCCGGTGGTCCGAGTAACTCACTGCTGCCGTATACGAAACGGTTCCCCAGTTGTATCGACTACGATCGGAACGCACACGCGATCTGCTGTGGAGCCTGTGACCGCCGGTACGATGCGACGCTCGATGGTCTCACCAGGGCAATCGAGTGCTGTCACTCGCTGGAAGATGTCGACCGCGAGGACATCCCCGTCCTCACGTCGAACCTGAAGCTCACGCCAGACGAACGTATCGAACGCGACCTCACTGGTCGCAAGCCGTATTTCCTGCAGGCGGTCTATGCTGCCCAACACGGCCACTACGACCCTGACGTGGAGTACGACCTCGTCACCGACAGCATGGTCCGGCTCCAGGAGTACGTCGGTATCGACGACGAGTCCATCCAGGAACTCATCGAGGGTGGATTGCTCTCACAGGACGGCAACTTCCCCCACCGGCTGTACACGGTTACGCCCGAAGGTCGGGATGCGATCGGTATCAGCCACCGCGAGGGGATCGCCTACGGCGACGGCAAGGGGGACCTGAGCGAGTCGAGCTTGCACGTCCTGATGGTCGAAGTCGGGAAGCGGTACATCGAGCAGGCGTTCGTCGACGACGAGGACACAGAGGTCGCCGAGGCCGTCTCGTACTACGAGGTCGGCGAGCATCGCCTGGACGCCGCGGGCATCGACGAGAACGGCAACGTGGTCGTCACGCTCGAAGCAGAACGCATGAACAACGACCGGGCCCGGGCGGTTCCCGACGATTACGATAAGATGGCCGGGCTGGCTCCCGAGGCGGCCATCTGGGTCGTGAAGAACCGCGACGCCGCCCACGACGTGCTCGAGGCGCTGAACGATCCACTCGACGGCCCGGCCCGCGTCGAGAAGACCTACTCCAGAAACAGCCCGCCACAGCGCTTTACCATCGACACGCCCGGACTGACCGAGATACACACGGTGCAGTACGTCCGGGACTCACTGTTGTCGTAGTGTTCAGATCCGGATTTTCTCTATTCTCCTGGGTTGGACCGGCTTTCTTTTGCAACTAGTCTCTGTTCTGGAGCGAGGTACAGAATGAACCGTGTCTCCCCGACAATTGACCCAGTTATCTTTCTACGAGGAGAAAATCCTGCCGTAAACGGCGCGGAGGACGTCACTGGGAGTCCAGGGATTGGTATGTCGGGCGTACGGTTTCGAGGAGTTCCTCGACGATTTCCCAGAGGATCAGCGAGGGTGTCTCGTGTTCGAACCTACGCTCCCAGCGGTCTGCTTCGTTGGCGGCCCTGTACTGAAAATGAGCTCGACCGAGGTTTGGGTGGTCCTCGTCTTGATGCCATCCAGCATGAAACCCCGTATTCGGGTCAGTATAGTCGACGCGAAACCAATCGTGCGGATTCTGTCGATACCACGTGACGGATAGCTCCGGCGGTTGGGGCCCCGTCGGTGGGGTCAGTCGTGCTGGTTCAAAACTTGCTTGGAGTCGCTTGGCCTCGATTTCGTCCGGGATGTATTCCACTGCAGCGATCTGTGGGATACGATCGAGGACGTCCTGCTTTAATTGGGAGTACAGGTTTGCGTTTGGGTCACTACCGGGATGGGGGACTGACATCCGTCAGTTACTGGCCTCGGCGAACTCCGTGGTTGGGGCCAGGAAGTCCCATTCGCGAATGGCGAATCCGACGATTCGGACGCGCCGCTGCAAATGCTCCCACTCGCGTGCGATCGCCCGGCGGTGATCTTCTTCGTCGCCATCGAGGCGCTGATCGGCGAGCGTCCCGCGAAGCTGATTCGGCGATTCGACGTCGAATTCGTCCTCCCAGTCGCGGATCTGTGCCTTCATTTCGGCGAGACGGTCCGTGAGTTCCTCGACGGAGTGCCCGCTATCCCGAAGACGCATTGCCTCCTGCATCGCCTGCCGGCGGTAATCAGGGTAGTAGGTGGTGTGAGTGGCACTCTCATCACGACGAAGGATACCGTCGGCTACAAGCCGCTCGAGGACACGCTTGGTCGGCTCGTGTGACCAATCGGCTTCCGTGGCGATCCAATTTGCCGTTTGTGGCTCCGAGAGCTGTCGGGCGACCATCCGCACCCGGTCTTCCCCGGTAGTTTCCTGATCCAAACCTCCCCACTCGGGATTTGCTTCGTCTGCAGTCATGTATCACGATTCGCAGCTTATCTTAATATAGGTTTGGCCGGTTAGCTATATATCGAACCTACTGCGCAACTCATATCGATACGATCACGCGGGTCGCTGGAACTCGGCGTTAGTAGTATCCACCGAACCGTGGACAGGCAGGGATGAATCGATACCACTTTACCCATACCGGTCACCTGCTGATTATCCGTTGGAAAAGTGTCCAGACTCGCGATTTGCTTCGACCGCTCTGTTGGGCTGCTTCGCGTTCGGCACAGCGGTCGTCTGCAGCCTGTCGTGCTCTCACGAGTCGTTCGTTCCGCCGTTCGAGGTCTTTGATACGGGCTGTTAATTCCGCTATCGTCTCTAGGTGTGTTGCGTTTCGTTCTCGGAGTTCGTGGAGTGTGGCCTCCCGACGGGTTTGTTGGTCACTGACGGTACCGTCGGGATCGTCCGACGACCCATCGGTATCTGTTCCCGGTGATTCACGGCGGACTGTCGAGTCGGGGGTCGACCGTGACTGGGAGTGAGACCGACGAGGATTAGCATCCGTTCTTGGGGTCGGCTCCGTATCCGTGCGGGAACCGGTGGGCTCGTAGAACTCGCTGGTGCCGGCGGTTGCACGTTCGGCCGTCTTCTCGCCGTACGTGGACCCGTCGCTGAAGTGGACTTCGTCCCATTTCTCGCGATGCAGACCGGAGCGTGCGAACAGTCGGTTCACGCGGTCGGTGTCGCCGCCGGTCCAGAACGCGAGCATGGAACAGAGCGCCATGTCGGCCTCGGAGTGGCTGTCGTAGCCGCTGGTGTTCCCCTGCCACAGTCTGGCGAACTTTTCACCGTTGGCCGCAGCTCGTGCTCGGTCGAGCAAGGCCGTATCGGAGAGCGACGCTGCTGTCGGTGATTGTGTTCCTGTGGTCGTTTCCGTTTCTGTCCCCGATCCCGTGTCGGCGTTGGTTCGCGGGTTCGATTCTCTAGTGTCTGTCCCGGGAGCCGTCGATTCGACGGTATCGGATCGGTCGGGCGCGAGGTACTCTGCGTACACGGTTTCCAGTTCCGTCGTCCGCAGTTCGACCGTCTCCGGAGTGCCGGCGACGTGGTCGCCAGTGACGGTGAAATACCGGGCGTCCTCGTACAGTTCGATATCGCCGCTTCGATTGCGCTCTCCCGGAAGCCGGCCGCGAACGAGCACGTGATACCCGGTTCCGGATGGGCTCACTTCGGTGTAGGAGGCAAGCGTCGAAATCACGGACTTGGCCCACGTGTCGGGGTGTCCGGTCTCGGGGTCACGACAGCTATCGAGGTCGACGCCGACGAACGGATCCTCGGCGGTGAACACGAATCCCAGGCCGTCTGCCGTCTCGTTGCGGACTGCAGTCGCCGGTTCCAGTGTCGCCTGTGCATCC
It encodes:
- a CDS encoding DUF7342 family protein; its protein translation is MTADEANPEWGGLDQETTGEDRVRMVARQLSEPQTANWIATEADWSHEPTKRVLERLVADGILRRDESATHTTYYPDYRRQAMQEAMRLRDSGHSVEELTDRLAEMKAQIRDWEDEFDVESPNQLRGTLADQRLDGDEEDHRRAIAREWEHLQRRVRIVGFAIREWDFLAPTTEFAEASN
- a CDS encoding phage NrS-1 polymerase family protein — encoded protein: MTASQTPPSTATVPEVLRTRDQWLCWREQTRDGKSTKVPIDAATGQYASATDPDTWGRYQDAQATLEPATAVRNETADGLGFVFTAEDPFVGVDLDSCRDPETGHPDTWAKSVISTLASYTEVSPSGTGYHVLVRGRLPGERNRSGDIELYEDARYFTVTGDHVAGTPETVELRTTELETVYAEYLAPDRSDTVESTAPGTDTRESNPRTNADTGSGTETETTTGTQSPTAASLSDTALLDRARAAANGEKFARLWQGNTSGYDSHSEADMALCSMLAFWTGGDTDRVNRLFARSGLHREKWDEVHFSDGSTYGEKTAERATAGTSEFYEPTGSRTDTEPTPRTDANPRRSHSQSRSTPDSTVRRESPGTDTDGSSDDPDGTVSDQQTRREATLHELRERNATHLETIAELTARIKDLERRNERLVRARQAADDRCAEREAAQQSGRSKSRVWTLFQRIISR